One window of the Shewanella cyperi genome contains the following:
- a CDS encoding helix-turn-helix transcriptional regulator codes for MESLGEAIYRNLPTNEQYALSVASLSERLNQHEALQKCDCDKHKAQKIRRQLAKLEADKPGKIHAQQYGKEWRFWKSCEPETQLSYLLQQLSVLQDVIQQRLPSGLQRQLNDVMQQLPVNKGNWLRKIYIAPSSVWQPPKLNPEVVTVVYQAIEEDRTFSCDYTTLKGITRRVTLVPWGLMTKAEKVYVLAIERGSKKTAPVTYAMLSIRNAELGEHISLLEGLPVDVDLRTYCETHQIGSFGADSPVIDLVVRFYGNAGRRLEETPLSDNMQLHELSNNCREIHATVRNTVELRKFLRGFGEQVEVIAPDLLRSEMIQELHACLNRYQQ; via the coding sequence ATGGAATCACTGGGTGAAGCCATTTACCGCAATTTGCCGACAAATGAGCAATATGCACTCAGCGTAGCATCGCTTAGCGAAAGGCTAAACCAGCATGAGGCATTGCAAAAATGTGATTGCGATAAGCATAAAGCGCAGAAGATAAGGCGGCAGCTTGCAAAATTAGAGGCCGATAAACCTGGTAAAATTCATGCCCAGCAATACGGTAAAGAGTGGCGGTTTTGGAAATCTTGTGAGCCTGAAACACAACTTAGTTACCTGTTGCAACAGTTAAGTGTGTTGCAGGATGTAATACAACAGCGTCTTCCTTCAGGCCTGCAGCGACAGCTGAACGATGTGATGCAGCAGTTGCCAGTGAACAAAGGTAACTGGCTGCGTAAGATTTACATCGCTCCCTCCAGCGTTTGGCAGCCACCAAAGCTGAATCCTGAAGTTGTTACTGTGGTGTATCAGGCGATAGAAGAGGACAGGACCTTTAGTTGTGACTACACCACTCTAAAAGGCATAACCCGCAGAGTTACACTGGTGCCCTGGGGATTAATGACCAAAGCAGAAAAAGTGTATGTGCTGGCTATTGAACGTGGCAGTAAAAAAACCGCACCGGTTACCTATGCCATGCTGAGCATTCGCAATGCCGAGCTCGGCGAGCATATTAGCTTACTTGAAGGCTTGCCTGTCGATGTGGATTTACGCACTTACTGTGAAACGCATCAGATTGGCTCCTTCGGTGCAGACTCTCCGGTAATTGATCTCGTTGTCAGGTTTTATGGTAATGCTGGCCGAAGGCTGGAAGAAACACCGCTCAGTGACAATATGCAGCTGCATGAGCTCAGTAACAATTGCCGCGAAATTCATGCAACGGTGCGTAACACTGTAGAGCTTAGAAAATTTCTGCGTGGCTTTGGTGAACAAGTAGAGGTTATCGCGCCGGATCTATTGCGTAGCGAAATGATACAAGAGCTACATGCCTGCCTTAATCGCTATCAGCAATAA
- a CDS encoding thiol-disulfide oxidoreductase DCC family protein has translation MAQKHLTVYYDGACPTCVRDRANYEKLAGKQGAEVEWFDITGKDDALCQLGIDPKKALRELHVRDEQQQLHVEMDAYILLMQRVWLLKPLAWFIGLPFIRPWLSRLYHKMVSERLERTGRG, from the coding sequence ATGGCCCAAAAACATTTGACCGTGTATTACGACGGAGCCTGCCCTACCTGTGTGCGGGACAGGGCTAATTATGAAAAACTGGCCGGTAAACAAGGTGCCGAGGTGGAGTGGTTCGATATAACAGGAAAGGATGACGCCCTGTGTCAGTTGGGAATCGATCCCAAGAAGGCGCTGCGGGAACTGCATGTGCGCGATGAGCAGCAACAGCTGCACGTGGAAATGGATGCCTACATATTGCTAATGCAGCGGGTGTGGTTGCTTAAACCCCTGGCCTGGTTTATCGGCCTGCCCTTTATTCGTCCCTGGCTGTCACGCCTGTATCACAAGATGGTGAGTGAGCGCCTGGAGCGTACGGGTCGCGGCTGA
- a CDS encoding AAA family ATPase — translation MEPVFLTSPNEPNYCINSAISADLAIAVRWVLQIQQHFYRYRCAKALESLGFKEEFIELLIADESTVSYDQLISILDEHIAAQPPLPLDSNIQQFGNLIGLKALEVKIFRFVLITRSWRLVFSDVRASRYYTTRNDLFELVAHCLKTDAADVEVALMPTSTLALCNLVTMERGNDLADNFRSLWVFNKLFTKDCNPKELLQKFSHPVDAPRLNADDFSHLADAVKLMQRLLSYALNQHQTGANFLLYGPPGTGKTELAKWLGYQVSQHVMGVSAFSGVDVHGAKSRLNALLMCQRLYATSGGRVLIFDEADDVLPSKVGITVGNNDALKMAINQLLETNATPCIWICNSIRHFDAAQLRRFSQIINVETPPQEIRQNIAQRYLADTGVSSQYISELASDEQITPALLSCLAQSHAALTDSAPSEKERDFDLILNPLLKARFGRSRRNANQIEINPAYYNTTVCMAELAKQLNCIPDLRLCLYGPPGTGKSSFATFLAQQAKRPLVQKKASDLLGSFVGETEKAIANAFAEAERGGAILLLDEVDSFLCKREQAERNWQKTMTNELLAQLDQYRGALICTTNFIDALDPAALRRFDMKIQLDYLTVAQAGQLFTELQQTFGLPAGITPSQQQLGTLKLTPADFAVLKRQLSLQPSHEWNDDAIVRALVAETQFRQPPTKAIGFVQ, via the coding sequence ATGGAACCTGTCTTTTTAACGTCACCTAACGAACCAAACTACTGCATAAACTCAGCCATATCGGCAGATTTAGCCATCGCTGTTCGTTGGGTCTTACAAATACAGCAACATTTCTACCGTTATCGTTGTGCCAAGGCTCTGGAATCTCTTGGTTTTAAAGAAGAGTTTATTGAATTGCTAATAGCTGACGAGTCGACTGTAAGTTATGACCAACTAATCAGTATTCTGGATGAGCATATCGCCGCACAGCCGCCGCTGCCGCTCGATAGTAATATTCAGCAATTTGGCAATCTAATTGGTTTAAAAGCACTTGAAGTTAAAATTTTCCGTTTTGTATTAATAACCAGAAGCTGGCGCTTGGTGTTCAGCGATGTCCGAGCTTCGAGATATTACACAACCAGAAATGACCTGTTTGAACTGGTTGCGCATTGTTTAAAAACGGATGCCGCAGATGTTGAAGTGGCACTGATGCCAACATCAACCTTAGCTTTATGTAATCTGGTCACAATGGAGCGTGGAAATGATTTGGCTGATAACTTCAGATCCCTTTGGGTATTTAACAAACTCTTTACCAAAGACTGCAACCCAAAAGAATTACTGCAAAAATTCAGTCATCCAGTTGATGCGCCACGGCTCAATGCCGACGATTTTTCACATCTTGCTGATGCGGTGAAACTAATGCAACGCTTGTTGTCATACGCTCTTAATCAGCACCAAACTGGGGCGAACTTTTTATTGTACGGTCCCCCAGGTACGGGTAAAACGGAGCTGGCAAAATGGCTTGGCTACCAAGTAAGCCAACACGTGATGGGGGTGAGCGCTTTTTCTGGTGTGGACGTGCACGGAGCAAAATCTCGGCTTAATGCCTTGCTGATGTGCCAGCGGTTATATGCTACCAGTGGCGGCAGAGTTCTGATATTTGATGAAGCTGATGATGTACTGCCAAGTAAAGTAGGCATAACCGTTGGCAATAATGATGCACTTAAAATGGCTATCAACCAACTACTGGAAACAAATGCAACGCCTTGTATTTGGATATGTAACAGTATTCGCCATTTTGATGCTGCTCAGCTTAGACGCTTTAGTCAGATCATTAACGTTGAAACTCCACCGCAAGAGATTAGGCAAAACATTGCACAGCGCTATCTGGCAGATACCGGTGTCAGTAGCCAATATATTTCTGAACTAGCCAGCGATGAGCAAATCACACCAGCACTGTTATCATGCCTCGCACAAAGTCATGCGGCACTGACTGACTCTGCACCATCAGAGAAAGAGCGCGATTTTGATTTGATATTGAACCCGCTGTTGAAAGCCCGTTTCGGCAGGAGCCGGCGAAATGCCAATCAGATTGAGATAAATCCAGCTTATTACAATACAACAGTATGTATGGCGGAGTTGGCCAAGCAATTAAACTGCATACCCGATCTACGTTTGTGCCTTTATGGCCCGCCGGGCACAGGTAAAAGCAGCTTTGCGACTTTCTTGGCACAGCAGGCAAAAAGGCCGTTAGTGCAAAAAAAGGCCAGCGATTTACTGGGAAGCTTTGTTGGGGAAACCGAAAAGGCCATTGCTAATGCGTTTGCCGAGGCCGAGCGTGGAGGCGCTATTTTACTATTGGATGAAGTGGATAGCTTTCTTTGTAAACGTGAGCAGGCGGAGCGAAACTGGCAGAAAACCATGACCAACGAGCTGCTGGCACAACTTGACCAGTATCGGGGGGCCTTAATATGTACCACCAACTTTATAGATGCACTGGATCCAGCAGCTTTGCGCCGCTTTGATATGAAAATTCAGTTGGATTATTTAACTGTCGCCCAGGCTGGCCAACTTTTTACGGAGCTGCAGCAAACATTCGGCTTGCCTGCAGGAATAACCCCATCCCAGCAACAGCTAGGCACACTCAAGCTCACGCCAGCAGATTTTGCTGTGCTCAAGCGCCAACTGAGCTTGCAGCCAAGCCATGAATGGAATGATGACGCCATCGTTAGAGCTTTAGTTGCAGAGACGCAATTCAGACAGCCACCAACTAAAGCGATTGGCTTCGTACAATAA
- a CDS encoding PDDEXK-like family protein, translating to MPIKQTSTPPKTAQFFKSVSYETLTASWLQADGWEVFMPLTDHGSKTDLLISDGLQFYRIQVKSLQTNDENVLVDAQWPKDKIDYVLYFSRPGNWGYITPPFQGRVKLNRKGHVRFHQHPKNFNSAFAKI from the coding sequence CTCAGTTTTTCAAAAGTGTATCCTATGAGACGTTGACTGCATCTTGGCTTCAAGCTGATGGCTGGGAAGTCTTTATGCCCCTTACCGATCATGGCAGCAAGACTGACCTACTCATTTCAGATGGGCTGCAGTTTTACCGAATTCAGGTCAAATCACTGCAAACCAATGATGAAAATGTGCTGGTGGACGCGCAGTGGCCCAAGGATAAAATTGACTATGTGCTTTACTTCTCCCGCCCTGGCAATTGGGGCTATATCACGCCGCCTTTTCAAGGGCGGGTAAAGCTCAACCGTAAAGGGCATGTGCGATTCCACCAGCACCCCAAAAACTTCAACTCAGCCTTTGCGAAGATTTGA
- a CDS encoding DEAD/DEAH box helicase, protein MSFHSFALPESLLANLQRLGFSEPTPVQARAIPALLAGKDLLVKAQTGTGKTAAFGLPLLSQLLNEPAMALNLPAPRALVLTPTRELAQQVYDSLRDYGRGSGLKLALVYGGVPLEGQLKQLKDGVDLLVATPGRLLDHLKKRTLRLDKVQFLVFDEADRMLDMGFEDEIRALMKKLPAERCTALFSATFNDGIWRLAKNLLTEPEHIELAHCEDTAARIEERVFNIDAPRRHEIVAHLLKTNPWSQVLIFSRTKQGADALVDSLARQDIAAVALHADLSQSQRERNYSDFRQGQCRVLVATDVAARGLDVEALPCVINLELPFKREDYVHRIGRTGRAGANGLAITLLAPEDLRLLEELEAMLDRRLPQQWLPGFEPDLNAPSPEGRSLSRAAQRQRAKKRAMGRK, encoded by the coding sequence ATGTCCTTTCACTCCTTTGCCCTGCCTGAATCCCTGCTGGCCAATCTGCAGCGTCTCGGATTCTCCGAGCCCACGCCCGTGCAGGCGCGGGCCATCCCGGCCCTGTTGGCGGGCAAGGATCTCCTGGTCAAGGCCCAAACCGGCACCGGCAAAACCGCGGCCTTTGGTCTGCCGCTGCTTAGCCAACTGCTGAATGAGCCCGCCATGGCATTGAACCTGCCGGCCCCCAGGGCCCTGGTGTTGACTCCGACCCGGGAGCTGGCGCAGCAGGTGTATGACAGCCTGCGAGACTATGGTCGCGGCAGCGGCCTCAAGTTGGCCCTGGTCTATGGCGGCGTGCCATTGGAAGGCCAGCTCAAGCAACTCAAAGATGGCGTGGATTTGTTGGTGGCGACCCCGGGACGCCTGCTCGATCATCTTAAAAAACGCACCCTGAGGCTCGACAAGGTGCAGTTTCTGGTGTTTGACGAGGCCGATCGCATGCTCGACATGGGCTTTGAGGATGAGATCCGCGCCCTGATGAAAAAGCTGCCCGCCGAGCGCTGCACCGCGCTGTTCTCCGCCACCTTTAACGACGGTATCTGGCGCCTGGCAAAGAATCTGCTGACTGAGCCCGAACACATAGAATTGGCCCACTGCGAGGACACCGCCGCCCGTATTGAGGAGCGGGTGTTCAACATAGATGCCCCAAGGCGGCACGAGATAGTGGCCCATCTGCTGAAGACCAACCCCTGGTCACAGGTGCTGATCTTCAGTCGCACCAAACAGGGGGCCGATGCCCTGGTGGACAGCCTTGCCCGGCAGGACATTGCCGCCGTGGCCCTGCATGCGGATCTTTCCCAAAGCCAGCGTGAGCGCAACTACAGCGATTTTCGCCAGGGCCAATGCCGGGTGCTGGTGGCCACCGACGTGGCAGCGCGGGGGCTGGATGTGGAAGCCTTGCCCTGTGTCATCAATCTGGAGCTGCCGTTCAAACGCGAAGACTATGTACACCGTATTGGTCGCACCGGCCGGGCAGGGGCCAATGGTCTGGCTATCACCTTGCTGGCGCCTGAGGATCTGCGCCTGCTGGAGGAGCTGGAGGCCATGCTCGACAGGCGTCTACCCCAGCAATGGCTGCCGGGGTTCGAACCGGATCTCAACGCTCCGTCCCCGGAAGGCCGCAGTCTCAGCCGCGCCGCCCAGCGCCAGCGCGCCAAAAAGCGCGCCATGGGGCGCAAGTAG
- a CDS encoding DUF3297 family protein, producing the protein MNDTKSQPALPDRLSINPRSPHNVAAVFEHDIGIKINGKERFDVEEYCISEGWIKVASRKALDRRGQPLLMTIKGTVEAFYK; encoded by the coding sequence ATGAACGACACTAAATCACAGCCTGCATTACCGGACCGCCTTTCCATCAACCCCCGCAGCCCACACAATGTGGCCGCCGTGTTTGAGCACGATATCGGAATCAAGATCAACGGCAAAGAGCGTTTTGATGTTGAAGAATATTGCATCAGTGAAGGTTGGATTAAGGTTGCATCCCGCAAAGCCCTGGACCGCCGTGGCCAACCGCTGCTGATGACCATCAAAGGCACTGTGGAAGCTTTCTACAAGTAA